From one Bacteroides intestinalis DSM 17393 genomic stretch:
- a CDS encoding glutathione peroxidase: MKTIIISLFMAITAIAAHAQQKSFYDFTVKTIDGEDLSLSTFKGKKVLVVNVASKCGFTPQYAKLEELYKKYGKDNFVIIGFPANNFLSQEPGSNEEIKEFCTLNYGVTFPMMAKISVKGKDIAPLYKWLTEKSENGVENAKVGWNFHKFLIDENGKWIASYGSTTDPLSEKITEWIEK, encoded by the coding sequence ATGAAAACAATTATTATAAGTCTATTTATGGCAATAACAGCAATAGCTGCCCATGCACAGCAGAAAAGTTTTTATGACTTCACAGTCAAGACGATTGATGGAGAAGATTTATCACTTTCCACCTTTAAGGGAAAGAAAGTACTGGTAGTTAACGTAGCATCCAAATGTGGCTTCACTCCGCAATATGCCAAGCTTGAAGAGCTATATAAAAAATATGGAAAAGACAATTTTGTAATAATAGGCTTTCCTGCCAATAATTTCCTGAGCCAAGAGCCAGGCAGTAATGAGGAAATCAAAGAATTCTGCACATTGAACTACGGAGTTACCTTCCCAATGATGGCAAAAATCTCTGTTAAAGGGAAAGACATTGCTCCTCTCTATAAATGGCTTACCGAAAAAAGCGAAAATGGCGTGGAAAATGCAAAAGTTGGCTGGAATTTCCATAAATTCCTGATAGATGAAAATGGAAAGTGGATAGCCTCCTATGGCTCCACAACTGATCCGCTATCGGAGAAGATAACAGAATGGATTGAGAAATAG
- a CDS encoding OmpA family protein, translating to MKSKRSFMLMALCLSTLAGLAQNTQSSGQVTEESKTTFKPHWYMQVQAGAAETVGEASFKDLISPAAALSVGYKFTPLWGIRAGASGWQAKGKWAALDDSYKFNYLQGNVDATLDLSNLFCHYNPKRFFNAYMFVGVGLAGGFNNDDAVALDAAGYRMQYLWSGKKVFVAGRGGLGTNLRLSNHVSFNLEVNANVVSDKFNSKKADNADWQLNALAGFTFKFGKSGKKAKPVVAYTPEVVETVVEVQQETKPVYVPAPVEEKKEEVKPLTENIFFNINSSVIRSSEESKIANLVAFLQKNADVKVSICGYADAGTGTTAINLRLSKERALAVEKALKAKGIAADRIMVDFKGDKVQPFSTNNENRVAICITE from the coding sequence ATGAAATCAAAAAGAAGTTTTATGCTCATGGCTCTATGCCTAAGCACTTTAGCCGGATTGGCACAAAATACTCAATCTTCCGGGCAAGTCACAGAAGAAAGTAAAACAACATTCAAACCTCATTGGTATATGCAGGTACAGGCAGGTGCTGCAGAAACTGTTGGTGAGGCCAGTTTTAAAGACCTGATCTCTCCTGCAGCAGCTCTTTCTGTCGGATACAAGTTTACTCCTCTATGGGGAATACGCGCCGGTGCAAGTGGCTGGCAAGCAAAAGGTAAATGGGCGGCACTTGACGATTCCTATAAATTCAACTATCTGCAAGGAAACGTAGATGCCACACTTGACCTGAGCAACCTGTTCTGCCACTATAATCCAAAACGTTTCTTCAACGCTTATATGTTCGTGGGAGTAGGTCTCGCCGGTGGATTCAACAATGACGATGCTGTTGCACTGGACGCAGCAGGTTACCGCATGCAATATCTCTGGAGCGGCAAAAAGGTTTTTGTAGCCGGCCGTGGGGGGTTGGGTACAAATTTGCGTCTGAGCAACCATGTATCTTTCAATCTTGAAGTGAATGCCAATGTCGTATCGGATAAATTCAACTCCAAGAAGGCTGACAATGCCGACTGGCAGCTTAATGCATTGGCCGGTTTTACATTCAAGTTCGGAAAGAGTGGCAAAAAGGCAAAACCTGTCGTTGCTTATACTCCGGAGGTCGTGGAAACAGTAGTGGAAGTTCAGCAAGAGACGAAACCAGTTTATGTTCCTGCACCAGTAGAGGAGAAAAAAGAGGAAGTGAAACCTTTGACTGAAAATATCTTCTTCAATATAAATTCTTCTGTTATACGTTCTTCTGAAGAAAGTAAAATAGCTAACCTGGTTGCATTCCTGCAAAAGAACGCAGATGTAAAAGTCTCTATTTGCGGATATGCAGATGCTGGAACCGGTACAACAGCCATTAACCTACGACTTTCCAAAGAACGTGCTTTAGCTGTTGAGAAGGCTTTGAAAGCAAAAGGTATCGCTGCCGACAGAATCATGGTAGACTTTAAGGGAGACAAGGTTCAACCTTTCTCTACTAATAATGAAAATCGTGTAGCAATTTGTATTACTGAATAG
- a CDS encoding ATP-binding protein, giving the protein MFIILVVFLLNAVNVFGEVSSAFKPGNEDRILILNAYSGSSRWSNDFIIPIYNSYQHKNSPYVVDVEHMGGQFMHLQNTEDLSEYKENLFGKYADNPPKLLLLLGSASWGLLKESIERQWKDVPVILCTETDYVGPQEAYLHRRAIAAEERTPLTDYQGNLSLTVFHVPAYLKETVLLMQNLMPEMDELIFLSDARYISAQFRSDLKEIVNKDFPELEIKDYVAGEMTTDELADSLAHAEENSGVLFCSWYQENAQKGNAVLTNNISRILSYYSSSPILSLDNTGLQRNGLVGGYFFDEKTIGRKITEITAGVLSDNNSKGIHVVNCGTPTPMFNYYDLTEAGLSPKLCPSNSVFYMMPPSFWEQHKYSVIWGITTILILFMWMWLWWLYKSRRKQAEQIKLMTSYHSLFENMPIVYLKQQLVYDSAGKIVDYITVEANPRFEKYFKSMGEVIGKRGSEADPKGFERMCHLYSMVNSTQKELSYQYYYENIGNYFNVILTPSKHKGYVDVFCVDNTELAETQQMLRSANHKLSMSLDVANIVPWKWDLEKGTMLCDVNRPVELSHDDSMMNEEQLSVPDYQYFAKICKEDRDRVKRAYKELTEGNVSKIREEYRVIVRKNGISRYEWVEAQATVDKRDEKGNPITLVGSSLVITGRKKMEEDLITAKEKAEESNRLKSAFLANMSHEIRTPLNAIVGFSSILADTEEQEEKEEYINIIENNNTLLLQLVGDILELSKIESGTLEFVFSDLDLNALFKEIEESAQLRQKNEAVPIRYIPEMPDCTVNIERNRLTQVMTNMLNNAMKFTYSGSVTFGYRLKDTDSLYFYVTDTGCGIEEDKKDTVFGRFVKLDSFSQGTGLGLSICQSVVENLGGSIGVESEPGKGSTFWFTLPYHPVELKSTREQKEHRLSKVEKLTVLIAEDNESNFLLFESILKRKYNILHAWDGEEAVELFKKYNPHLILMDINMPKKTGYEATQIIREISPTVPIMAVTAYVYAEDEERILNSGFDAYTSKPINAQKLQSDIVDLLKKQLIFM; this is encoded by the coding sequence GTGTTTATTATATTGGTTGTTTTTCTTTTGAATGCTGTTAATGTATTTGGCGAAGTCTCCTCGGCATTTAAACCCGGAAATGAAGATAGGATATTGATTCTCAATGCATACAGCGGATCTTCCCGTTGGAGTAACGATTTTATTATCCCCATTTATAATTCTTATCAACATAAAAACTCTCCTTATGTAGTGGATGTGGAACACATGGGAGGGCAATTTATGCACCTGCAAAATACGGAAGATTTATCAGAATACAAAGAAAACCTTTTTGGAAAATATGCAGACAATCCTCCGAAACTCTTGCTCCTCTTGGGTAGTGCCTCTTGGGGCTTGCTGAAAGAGAGTATAGAAAGGCAATGGAAAGATGTTCCCGTTATTCTCTGCACCGAGACGGATTATGTAGGGCCACAAGAGGCCTACTTGCACAGGCGAGCCATTGCGGCGGAAGAGAGAACACCTCTGACAGATTATCAAGGCAATCTGTCGCTGACTGTCTTTCATGTGCCTGCTTATCTTAAAGAAACTGTTCTGTTAATGCAGAATCTGATGCCTGAAATGGATGAACTTATCTTCTTGTCGGATGCCCGTTACATAAGTGCTCAGTTCCGTTCGGATTTAAAAGAGATTGTGAATAAAGACTTTCCGGAGCTTGAAATAAAAGATTATGTTGCTGGTGAAATGACTACCGATGAATTGGCTGATTCACTGGCCCATGCAGAGGAGAATAGTGGTGTTCTCTTTTGTTCATGGTATCAGGAAAATGCTCAAAAAGGGAATGCTGTATTGACCAATAATATTTCCAGAATCCTCAGCTATTATTCTTCTTCACCTATTCTTTCATTGGATAATACCGGATTGCAACGGAATGGTTTGGTAGGTGGTTACTTTTTTGATGAGAAGACAATCGGAAGGAAAATTACGGAAATAACTGCCGGCGTTTTATCTGATAATAACTCGAAAGGCATTCATGTGGTGAATTGTGGAACTCCCACTCCTATGTTCAACTATTACGATCTTACAGAAGCCGGATTGTCACCTAAGTTGTGCCCTTCTAATTCTGTTTTTTATATGATGCCTCCTTCTTTCTGGGAGCAACACAAATACAGTGTTATTTGGGGAATTACCACAATTCTGATTTTGTTTATGTGGATGTGGTTGTGGTGGTTGTATAAGAGCAGAAGAAAGCAAGCCGAACAGATAAAGTTGATGACCAGCTATCACAGTTTGTTTGAGAATATGCCCATCGTTTATTTGAAGCAACAGCTGGTTTATGATTCTGCCGGAAAGATTGTAGACTACATCACAGTGGAAGCAAATCCCCGCTTTGAGAAATACTTCAAGTCTATGGGGGAGGTCATTGGTAAAAGAGGAAGTGAAGCAGATCCGAAAGGTTTTGAAAGGATGTGTCACCTCTATAGTATGGTCAACTCTACTCAAAAGGAGCTTTCATACCAATACTATTACGAAAATATAGGCAATTATTTCAATGTAATTCTGACGCCCTCTAAACATAAGGGATACGTTGATGTATTCTGTGTGGACAATACCGAGTTAGCCGAGACACAACAGATGTTACGATCTGCTAATCATAAATTATCAATGTCGCTGGACGTGGCTAATATTGTTCCCTGGAAATGGGATTTGGAGAAAGGTACTATGCTTTGTGACGTAAACCGTCCGGTAGAGCTTAGCCATGATGATAGCATGATGAACGAGGAGCAACTTTCCGTACCCGACTACCAATATTTTGCCAAAATTTGTAAGGAAGACAGAGACCGGGTAAAGAGAGCTTATAAGGAGTTGACGGAAGGTAATGTTTCTAAGATCAGAGAAGAATATCGCGTGATAGTTCGTAAGAATGGAATATCGCGTTATGAATGGGTTGAGGCTCAGGCCACTGTGGATAAGAGGGATGAAAAAGGTAATCCGATTACTTTGGTAGGTTCTTCTCTCGTGATAACCGGACGAAAGAAAATGGAAGAAGATCTGATTACGGCAAAGGAGAAAGCTGAAGAATCAAATCGTCTGAAGTCTGCTTTCCTGGCCAATATGAGTCATGAAATACGTACTCCGCTCAATGCTATTGTCGGCTTTTCCAGTATCTTGGCAGATACGGAAGAACAGGAGGAGAAAGAGGAGTATATCAATATTATTGAGAATAATAATACGCTATTGTTGCAACTGGTTGGAGACATTCTGGAGCTTTCTAAGATTGAATCCGGAACATTGGAATTTGTATTTTCCGATTTAGATCTGAATGCATTGTTTAAGGAGATAGAAGAATCTGCCCAACTTCGTCAGAAGAATGAAGCTGTCCCCATCCGATATATACCGGAAATGCCGGACTGTACTGTAAATATCGAGAGGAACAGGCTGACGCAGGTTATGACGAATATGCTTAATAATGCTATGAAGTTTACTTATAGTGGAAGCGTCACTTTCGGTTATCGACTGAAGGATACTGATTCCCTTTATTTTTATGTTACGGATACGGGATGTGGAATTGAAGAGGATAAGAAAGATACTGTTTTTGGTCGTTTCGTGAAACTCGATTCTTTTTCTCAAGGTACAGGATTGGGGTTGTCTATCTGCCAGAGTGTTGTCGAGAATTTGGGTGGTAGCATAGGCGTTGAATCGGAACCTGGCAAGGGCTCTACTTTCTGGTTCACTCTTCCTTATCATCCAGTGGAACTCAAGTCGACGAGAGAACAGAAAGAACACCGGTTAAGTAAAGTAGAGAAACTCACCGTTTTAATAGCTGAAGATAATGAAAGCAATTTCTTGTTATTTGAATCTATCCTGAAACGTAAATATAACATTCTTCATGCTTGGGATGGGGAAGAGGCAGTAGAATTATTTAAGAAATACAATCCTCATTTGATATTGATGGATATCAATATGCCTAAAAAAACTGGCTACGAGGCTACGCAGATCATACGTGAAATATCGCCGACTGTTCCTATCATGGCAGTAACGGCTTATGTCTATGCAGAAGATGAGGAACGCATCCTGAATAGTGGTTTCGATGCGTATACTTCTAAACCTATCAATGCACAGAAATTGCAGAGTGATATTGTAGATTTGCTTAAGAAGCAGTTGATCTTCATGTAA
- a CDS encoding exonuclease SbcCD subunit D: MKILHTSDWHLGHTLYNYDRSREQQAFLKQLTRIVAEEKPDAMVVSGDIYHYSTPSASTQKMYTDGMLEIHRACPGMTIVVTAGNHDSSSKLEIDSSLWNHFGVKVVGNIERNQEEVNLEKHIVEVKDERGILKGYIIAVPHVYPQNFPILDTETPREERQTRFFQALQDEVEKMNAEKLPVVLMAHLSIEGSDQTGHDETVGGIEYVPINAMGGGYDYLALGHIHCPQNIKGSRHCARYCGTPLPVSFDEAYPHSVSIVEIQREKAPQIKTIEIENPMPLITLPKEAVDFEEAIKQLEEYPDDKPAYIRLNVLIKDYLAPDCNERASNAVKGKNCKFCYIKPNREKHTSDDETKHISIQEMQEMSPLEIAKLYFQEAEGKEMDEELCELMNSVVQKVKEKSILH, from the coding sequence ATGAAAATACTTCATACCAGCGACTGGCATCTGGGACATACACTATACAACTATGACCGCAGTCGCGAGCAACAAGCATTCCTGAAACAACTCACCCGCATTGTTGCAGAAGAAAAACCAGATGCAATGGTAGTCAGCGGAGACATCTACCACTACTCCACCCCATCGGCAAGTACCCAGAAGATGTACACAGACGGTATGCTCGAAATTCACAGGGCATGCCCCGGAATGACAATTGTAGTAACTGCCGGAAACCACGACAGCAGTTCGAAATTAGAGATAGACAGTAGTCTGTGGAACCATTTCGGTGTAAAGGTAGTAGGAAACATAGAACGAAACCAGGAAGAAGTTAATCTGGAAAAACATATCGTGGAAGTGAAAGATGAAAGAGGAATACTAAAAGGATATATTATAGCCGTACCTCACGTCTATCCGCAGAATTTCCCGATACTGGACACAGAAACACCCCGCGAAGAACGGCAGACACGCTTTTTCCAAGCATTGCAGGATGAAGTAGAGAAAATGAATGCGGAAAAACTGCCTGTTGTATTGATGGCGCACCTTTCCATAGAAGGCAGTGACCAAACGGGACATGATGAAACCGTAGGCGGAATAGAATATGTCCCTATCAATGCAATGGGTGGAGGATACGATTATCTGGCACTCGGTCACATCCATTGCCCACAGAACATTAAAGGAAGCAGGCATTGTGCACGGTATTGTGGCACTCCCCTGCCTGTCAGCTTCGACGAGGCTTATCCACATTCTGTTTCCATTGTTGAAATACAAAGAGAAAAAGCACCTCAGATCAAAACAATTGAAATAGAGAATCCGATGCCACTCATCACGCTACCCAAGGAAGCTGTAGATTTTGAAGAAGCTATAAAACAGCTGGAGGAATACCCGGATGACAAACCGGCTTATATCCGCTTGAATGTTCTGATAAAAGACTATCTGGCGCCCGACTGCAACGAACGTGCATCGAACGCGGTAAAAGGGAAGAACTGCAAATTCTGCTATATCAAGCCCAATCGGGAGAAGCATACTTCAGATGATGAAACCAAGCATATCTCTATTCAGGAAATGCAGGAAATGTCCCCATTGGAAATAGCAAAACTTTATTTTCAGGAAGCAGAAGGAAAAGAAATGGATGAGGAACTCTGCGAACTGATGAATAGCGTAGTACAAAAGGTAAAAGAGAAAAGCATTCTGCATTAA
- a CDS encoding AAA family ATPase codes for MKLQKLTIKNLASIEDAVIDFENGPLSEESLFLICGETGAGKTTLLDAICLALYNETPRMERAENEKYRDIGQTFSSKKEDVSINDSRQLMRRNTNEAWTELEFTGSNEIPYIAKWYVARAHRKASGAIQDAKWTLENRKTNLQITKKNEIKSEIQAAVGLSFEQFCRTTLLAQGDFTKFLQSKESEKSDILEKLTGTGIYSEIGAKIYAITKEKRIEYENQNQKLEGIHVLTDEEINEISETTTTLNAEINGNTIQKNIAVLKRDWLKRFAELILTQENQQKNWETKKEQLQSDDFLQKELLIKDWNNTADARNWLFSLKQQQQQQKKDREQTEKLKKSFIYLSSGCSWLKENLKELQAKLILAEEYLQAHAPLLPMFEQSQSIVTDLNAVLSAHSRIAAYKKQIAELSRQQPIREQERTNKKNDFNRKNEENQIKQQEINLLNAQLESMNRNVLQEKKHALETTKEKLLKAQNALILLGEKKAALNIAEENLKSLELKLQTSKKQYKELENRFDTKKKAYDEIKMLYDKQKEAVEEWAQEARTRLSVGDMCPVCGQKIESLSKDEDFQSVLAPIRQSLETKEKEYKEAEQTLNSNRTETRTYEDMIAESRLATDKARKGYEFIQTEAEETCRQCNILIISNDTRDILERQIQENKQHLEDINARLNEVQILSNNISRLQYLKDEHQKIVEAARNAFDTADKNLTKLKNDITNKHSLIESEKDIIRTTLERVSPLILWEGWQTEWSTDPTSFIERLQKSTVHYKLAQDRQSELKTTISLIEKELDSVSATQNLICTAFPEWKNLPIEERMEIKNLGMAWNTLNSEVSGLKQNISSIRKNIDELQANLTVFYTIHPDMNEVRLIALSSYSSEQIENLRIGQQRLKNEELAAQTAFKLTTRQLEEHQSKKPEMAKEENLESLDSLIIALDEKIAVSNQALIRLKIQLEENTKNIARIKDEKKRADELREVYLKWDRLCHHFGDEKGKNFRNIAQSFVLKELLNGANFYLQHLTKRYELECQAGSLTILLRDFYQGGTPRPACTLSGGESFLVSLSLALGLSALSRHSLSVDTLFIDEGFGTLSSDYLNTVMDTLEKLHQMGGKKVGIISHVEGLRERIKTQIQVKRIDNSRSEIKISNYEL; via the coding sequence ATGAAACTTCAAAAACTGACTATAAAAAATCTGGCATCCATAGAAGATGCTGTGATCGACTTTGAGAATGGACCACTGAGCGAAGAATCCCTGTTTCTGATTTGTGGGGAAACGGGTGCCGGCAAAACAACATTACTCGATGCAATTTGCTTGGCACTCTACAATGAAACGCCGCGCATGGAACGGGCAGAAAACGAAAAGTACAGGGACATAGGGCAAACTTTTTCTTCCAAGAAAGAGGATGTGTCAATAAACGACAGCCGCCAATTGATGCGCAGAAATACCAACGAGGCGTGGACGGAACTGGAGTTCACCGGTTCAAACGAGATACCTTATATTGCCAAGTGGTACGTAGCCCGTGCACACCGAAAAGCATCGGGTGCCATTCAAGATGCAAAGTGGACATTAGAGAACCGGAAAACGAATCTCCAAATCACTAAGAAAAATGAGATAAAATCCGAAATACAAGCAGCCGTAGGGTTAAGTTTTGAGCAATTCTGCCGTACTACTCTCCTGGCACAAGGAGATTTTACCAAATTTCTTCAGAGTAAGGAAAGTGAAAAATCGGATATCCTGGAGAAACTGACAGGTACCGGAATCTATTCTGAAATAGGTGCAAAGATTTACGCCATCACCAAAGAGAAACGCATAGAATATGAGAATCAGAACCAAAAACTGGAAGGTATCCATGTGCTGACTGATGAAGAGATAAATGAAATTTCCGAAACTACAACTACGCTAAATGCTGAAATCAATGGAAATACCATACAAAAGAATATAGCAGTCCTGAAACGTGACTGGCTGAAGCGGTTTGCTGAGCTTATCCTCACTCAAGAAAACCAACAAAAGAACTGGGAAACGAAAAAGGAACAATTGCAATCGGATGACTTCCTGCAAAAAGAACTATTGATAAAAGACTGGAATAATACTGCAGATGCCCGTAACTGGTTATTTTCTCTCAAACAGCAACAACAGCAACAGAAAAAAGACAGAGAGCAAACTGAAAAGTTGAAAAAGAGTTTCATCTACCTCAGTAGTGGTTGTTCCTGGCTGAAGGAAAATCTGAAAGAATTGCAAGCAAAACTAATACTTGCCGAAGAATATTTGCAAGCTCACGCCCCGCTCCTACCTATGTTCGAGCAAAGTCAGTCCATCGTTACAGACCTGAATGCTGTGCTTTCTGCTCATTCACGCATCGCTGCCTACAAAAAACAAATAGCAGAATTGTCCCGGCAGCAGCCTATCCGGGAGCAAGAACGCACGAATAAGAAAAATGACTTCAACCGGAAAAATGAAGAAAATCAGATTAAGCAGCAAGAGATAAACTTATTGAATGCCCAGCTTGAATCCATGAATCGAAATGTCCTACAGGAAAAGAAGCATGCATTGGAAACGACTAAGGAAAAGTTGCTAAAAGCCCAAAATGCCCTGATACTATTAGGAGAGAAAAAAGCAGCCCTGAACATAGCAGAAGAAAACCTAAAATCTCTGGAACTAAAGCTGCAAACCAGCAAAAAACAATACAAAGAACTAGAAAACAGGTTCGACACTAAAAAGAAAGCCTACGATGAGATCAAAATGCTCTACGACAAACAAAAAGAAGCTGTGGAAGAGTGGGCACAAGAAGCCCGTACCCGTCTTTCTGTAGGAGATATGTGCCCGGTATGTGGTCAAAAGATAGAATCACTCAGCAAGGATGAAGATTTTCAGTCTGTACTTGCCCCTATCCGGCAATCGCTGGAGACAAAAGAGAAAGAATACAAGGAAGCAGAACAAACTTTGAATAGTAACCGGACGGAGACCAGAACTTATGAGGATATGATAGCAGAGAGTCGTCTGGCAACAGATAAAGCCCGGAAAGGATATGAATTTATTCAAACTGAAGCTGAAGAAACATGCCGTCAGTGTAATATTCTAATAATCTCAAATGATACCAGAGATATCCTGGAAAGACAAATTCAAGAAAATAAACAGCACCTTGAAGACATCAATGCCAGATTGAACGAAGTACAAATCCTTTCCAACAATATCTCCCGATTGCAGTACTTAAAAGATGAACATCAGAAAATAGTGGAGGCCGCCCGAAATGCTTTCGATACTGCTGACAAGAATCTGACGAAACTGAAAAATGACATCACTAATAAACATTCGCTAATCGAAAGTGAAAAGGACATCATTCGCACCACACTGGAACGTGTTAGCCCACTTATTCTTTGGGAAGGATGGCAAACAGAATGGAGTACTGATCCTACCTCATTTATCGAACGCTTACAAAAGTCTACAGTACATTATAAACTGGCACAGGACAGGCAATCGGAATTAAAAACAACCATTTCCCTCATAGAGAAAGAGCTGGACAGTGTATCAGCAACGCAGAATCTGATCTGCACAGCATTTCCCGAATGGAAAAACCTGCCAATAGAGGAAAGGATGGAGATCAAAAATCTGGGAATGGCATGGAATACCCTGAACTCTGAAGTCAGCGGATTGAAACAAAATATCTCATCTATCCGAAAAAACATCGACGAGCTGCAAGCCAACCTTACAGTGTTCTATACTATACATCCAGATATGAACGAAGTACGCCTCATAGCTCTTTCCTCCTACTCTAGCGAGCAAATAGAGAACTTGCGTATCGGTCAACAAAGGCTTAAAAACGAAGAATTAGCCGCACAAACCGCTTTCAAGCTAACAACCAGACAACTGGAAGAGCACCAAAGCAAGAAACCGGAGATGGCAAAGGAAGAAAACCTTGAAAGTCTGGACAGCCTTATCATAGCTTTAGATGAGAAAATTGCAGTAAGCAATCAGGCCCTCATACGGCTGAAAATCCAATTGGAAGAAAACACCAAGAACATCGCCCGGATAAAGGACGAGAAGAAACGTGCGGACGAATTACGGGAAGTGTACTTGAAATGGGACCGTCTTTGCCATCACTTTGGTGACGAGAAAGGAAAGAATTTCCGAAACATCGCACAAAGTTTTGTACTGAAAGAGTTGCTCAATGGAGCAAATTTCTACCTGCAACATCTCACCAAGCGCTACGAATTGGAGTGCCAGGCTGGTTCACTCACTATCTTGCTACGCGATTTTTATCAGGGAGGCACACCACGTCCAGCCTGCACCCTGTCCGGCGGAGAGAGCTTTCTGGTATCTTTATCACTCGCCTTAGGACTCTCTGCCCTCAGCCGCCACAGCCTGTCAGTAGATACACTGTTTATCGATGAAGGATTTGGAACACTGAGCAGCGATTATCTGAATACAGTGATGGATACTTTGGAAAAGCTACACCAAATGGGTGGCAAGAAAGTAGGCATCATCAGTCATGTAGAAGGGCTGCGTGAACGGATCAAAACCCAAATTCAGGTAAAGCGAATCGATAATTCGAGAAGTGAGATTAAAATTTCGAATTATGAATTGTGA
- the map gene encoding type I methionyl aminopeptidase has translation MKKFIKGVRFAPKNYSDEVEEKIQHYKKEGYKLPSRHLLRTEEQLAGIRESAKINTALLDYISANIREGMSTAEIDHMVYEFTTDHDAIPAPFMYEGFPKSVCTSINDVVCHGIPSTKEFLRNGDIVNVDVSTIYKGYFSDASRMYMIGEVKPELQRLVQVAKECRDIGVQTAQPWARLGDVGAAIQEHAEKNGYSVVRDLCGHGVGIKFHEEPDVEHFGKRGTGMLIVPGMTFTIEPMINMGTYEVFIDEADGWTVCTDDGLPSAQWESMILITENGNEILTE, from the coding sequence ATGAAAAAGTTCATAAAAGGAGTCCGGTTTGCTCCTAAAAATTATTCCGACGAAGTAGAAGAAAAAATTCAGCACTATAAAAAGGAAGGCTACAAATTACCGTCACGCCATTTATTGCGTACTGAGGAGCAATTGGCAGGTATTCGTGAAAGCGCAAAAATCAATACTGCATTGCTGGATTATATCTCGGCAAATATCCGTGAAGGGATGTCGACAGCAGAAATAGATCATATGGTATATGAATTTACCACAGATCATGATGCCATTCCGGCCCCTTTCATGTACGAAGGTTTCCCTAAAAGTGTATGTACAAGCATCAATGATGTCGTATGCCATGGTATACCGAGTACCAAAGAGTTTCTGCGTAACGGAGATATTGTGAACGTGGATGTTTCGACTATTTATAAAGGATATTTCTCGGATGCTTCACGCATGTACATGATTGGAGAAGTGAAACCGGAACTGCAACGCCTGGTACAAGTGGCAAAAGAATGTCGTGACATAGGCGTACAGACAGCACAACCTTGGGCACGCCTCGGAGATGTAGGCGCAGCCATTCAGGAGCATGCCGAGAAAAACGGATATAGTGTAGTACGCGATTTGTGCGGGCACGGTGTAGGAATTAAGTTCCATGAAGAACCGGACGTAGAACACTTTGGCAAGCGCGGTACGGGAATGCTTATCGTTCCGGGAATGACTTTCACCATCGAACCGATGATAAATATGGGAACTTATGAAGTCTTCATTGATGAAGCCGACGGATGGACAGTCTGCACTGACGACGGGCTCCCCTCAGCACAGTGGGAAAGCATGATTTTGATTACTGAGAATGGCAACGAAATACTGACTGAATAA